A region from the Hominilimicola fabiformis genome encodes:
- a CDS encoding exo-rhamnogalacturonan lyase family protein yields the protein MSSIKLHWLENRSKGGYVTFGVPWKKGEVTKETVFSVNDENGNAIAYQEKPIAYYPDGSTKWTSYTIKTDSETVEINKADKYDGFDGIKTNETENEITVDNGKFKAVFPKQGSVLMKTPYGDVTLKAVKELRSKDGDVEIRKSIPYIGEINTVEIEDCGNLKTTVKVTGEHKNSDGSEFLRYIIRFSVFYDENEIKIIHTFLYDGDEKTDFIKGVGVQLTRKMEGELYNRRIKITGDCGVMHETMQLLNLWRPRLGPSIGIQPIYSKQLAGEKVSLSEMVDLRNGNAVTKEEIDNVTKWDSYRLQQVTADSFEVKKRTGHEECTFIKANWGKRSKGLMYIADEIKGTAFCMHNFWEKYPTSIYADGLCTDNASLTAWMVPPDAEAQDMRHYDTVAHDQTYYEGFPEIGSSAYGIANTNEMSLFLYDTVPSDDELMKQAETVQKPSVLVATPEYYHEVKAMGEWSLPSKDTPLKKWLEEELDKAFAFYKNEVEQRHWYGLWDYGDIMHTYDAQRHCWRYDMGGYAWQNTELIPTLWLWLAFMRSGREDIFTMAEAMSRHSADVDIYHFGDLKGLGSRHNVVHWGDSCKEPRIAMAGHHRALYYLMGGDPRIGDAMDDVKDADYATLNMDPLRYFYKKEEMKLPTHARSGPDWSTYCSNWYTAWERDNDNHYRDKIVTGINDLKKSPMRMISGSNYEYDPETGHLGYIGESAAGGAHLAVCMGGPETWFELAELLDDEVFKDMLVQYGEFYFLPVEEKKKISNGLLTGNGFVYPYMASALCGYAARETDNAELAYQVWQVLIHSLAGKDKKDNFDIGIYKNYFNNENLEEMFWISTNFTSQWCLNVIVALELTKDYIKDSINDYEWADWVK from the coding sequence GAGCAGCATAAAATTACATTGGCTTGAAAACCGTTCAAAAGGCGGATATGTTACATTCGGTGTGCCTTGGAAAAAAGGCGAAGTTACAAAAGAAACAGTATTTTCAGTAAATGACGAAAACGGAAACGCTATTGCATATCAGGAAAAGCCGATTGCATATTATCCCGACGGCTCAACAAAATGGACTTCGTACACAATCAAAACAGACAGTGAAACTGTTGAAATAAACAAAGCGGATAAATATGACGGTTTTGACGGAATAAAGACAAATGAAACAGAAAACGAGATAACTGTTGATAACGGCAAATTTAAAGCGGTATTCCCAAAACAAGGTTCGGTCTTGATGAAAACTCCTTACGGTGATGTAACATTAAAAGCCGTAAAAGAACTTCGCAGTAAAGACGGTGACGTTGAAATAAGAAAAAGCATACCGTATATCGGAGAAATCAATACTGTCGAAATTGAAGATTGCGGTAATTTGAAAACAACGGTAAAAGTTACGGGTGAACACAAAAACAGTGACGGCAGTGAATTTTTGCGTTACATAATCAGATTTTCTGTATTCTATGATGAAAATGAAATCAAGATTATCCATACATTCTTGTATGACGGCGATGAAAAGACCGATTTTATAAAAGGTGTCGGCGTTCAGCTTACAAGAAAAATGGAAGGTGAACTTTATAACAGACGTATAAAGATAACAGGTGACTGCGGTGTCATGCACGAAACAATGCAGCTTTTAAATTTGTGGCGACCGCGTCTTGGACCGTCAATCGGTATTCAGCCGATTTATTCAAAACAGCTTGCGGGCGAAAAAGTAAGCCTTTCGGAAATGGTTGACTTGAGAAACGGTAATGCGGTTACAAAAGAGGAAATTGATAATGTAACAAAGTGGGACAGCTATCGTTTGCAACAGGTTACGGCAGACAGTTTTGAAGTAAAGAAACGCACAGGACACGAAGAATGTACATTTATAAAGGCAAATTGGGGCAAACGCTCAAAAGGTCTTATGTACATTGCGGACGAAATAAAAGGTACGGCATTCTGTATGCACAACTTCTGGGAGAAGTATCCTACATCAATTTATGCTGACGGACTTTGTACGGATAACGCAAGCCTTACCGCGTGGATGGTTCCGCCGGACGCAGAAGCACAGGATATGCGTCACTATGACACCGTTGCACATGACCAAACATATTATGAGGGATTCCCTGAAATAGGCTCGTCGGCATACGGAATTGCGAATACAAACGAAATGTCACTGTTTTTATATGATACAGTGCCGTCGGACGATGAACTTATGAAACAAGCCGAAACTGTACAGAAACCGTCTGTACTTGTTGCAACTCCTGAATATTATCACGAAGTTAAAGCTATGGGTGAATGGAGCTTGCCGTCAAAGGATACACCGCTTAAAAAGTGGCTTGAAGAAGAACTTGACAAAGCATTTGCATTTTATAAGAACGAAGTCGAACAAAGACATTGGTACGGTCTTTGGGATTACGGCGATATAATGCACACATATGACGCACAACGTCATTGTTGGAGATATGATATGGGCGGTTACGCTTGGCAGAATACCGAACTTATACCGACATTATGGTTGTGGCTTGCATTTATGCGTTCGGGCAGAGAAGATATTTTCACTATGGCGGAGGCAATGAGCCGTCACAGTGCAGATGTTGATATATACCATTTCGGTGATTTGAAAGGTCTTGGCAGCCGTCATAATGTTGTGCATTGGGGCGATTCCTGTAAAGAACCGCGTATCGCTATGGCAGGACATCACAGAGCATTGTATTATTTGATGGGCGGTGATCCGAGAATAGGTGACGCAATGGACGATGTTAAGGATGCTGACTATGCAACGCTTAATATGGATCCGCTTAGATATTTCTATAAGAAAGAAGAAATGAAACTTCCTACTCATGCAAGAAGCGGTCCGGACTGGTCAACATATTGCTCAAACTGGTATACGGCTTGGGAGAGAGATAACGATAATCATTATAGAGATAAGATTGTTACGGGTATCAATGATTTGAAAAAGTCGCCTATGCGTATGATTTCGGGTTCAAACTATGAATATGATCCCGAAACGGGCCATTTGGGATATATCGGAGAAAGTGCCGCAGGCGGTGCACACCTTGCCGTTTGTATGGGCGGTCCCGAAACTTGGTTTGAACTTGCTGAACTTTTAGATGATGAAGTATTTAAGGATATGCTTGTTCAGTACGGCGAATTTTACTTCTTACCGGTTGAGGAAAAAAAGAAAATTTCAAACGGTCTTTTGACCGGCAACGGATTTGTTTATCCGTATATGGCATCGGCTTTGTGCGGATATGCGGCAAGAGAAACGGATAATGCCGAGCTTGCATATCAAGTATGGCAAGTGCTTATTCATTCTTTGGCAGGCAAGGACAAGAAAGATAATTTCGATATAGGAATTTACAAGAATTACTTTAATAATGAAAATCTCGAAGAAATGTTCTGGATAAGTACAAACTTTACTTCACAGTGGTGTCTGAATGTAATTGTTGCACTGGAACTTACCAAGGATTACATCAAAGATTCAATCAACGACTACGAATGGGCTGACTGGGTGAAATAA